A genomic region of Candidatus Marimicrobium litorale contains the following coding sequences:
- the tatC gene encoding twin-arginine translocase subunit TatC: MNKTESNDQPMPLISHLTELRDKLLRAILAILIIFIGIFPFANDIYLVVSEPLRALLPPGASMIATEVASPFFAPFKLALMSALFLAMPYVLYQVWGFIAPGMYRHEKRLAVPLLASSVVLFYAGAAFAYFVVFPLIFAFFTSVAPDDITIMTDINSYLNFVLKLFFAFGLAFEIPIAAVLLIWAGITTPETLAGKRPYIIVGCFIFGMLLTPPDIISQSLLAIPMWLLFEVGVYFGKLTQPRSSSTDGESDSE, from the coding sequence ATGAACAAAACCGAGTCTAACGACCAGCCCATGCCACTGATCAGTCACCTGACCGAATTGCGCGACAAGTTGCTGCGCGCCATTCTGGCAATCCTGATCATATTTATTGGCATCTTTCCGTTTGCCAATGATATTTACCTCGTCGTTTCAGAGCCCCTGCGGGCGCTGCTACCACCCGGAGCGAGCATGATCGCGACAGAGGTGGCTTCACCTTTTTTTGCGCCATTTAAACTCGCTCTGATGTCGGCATTGTTTCTGGCCATGCCTTACGTTCTTTACCAGGTGTGGGGTTTTATTGCACCGGGCATGTACCGACATGAAAAACGCCTCGCCGTGCCGCTACTGGCATCCAGCGTAGTGCTTTTCTATGCCGGCGCAGCGTTTGCCTACTTTGTGGTTTTCCCGCTGATTTTCGCTTTTTTCACCAGTGTTGCGCCTGATGACATCACCATCATGACGGACATCAACAGCTACCTGAATTTCGTATTGAAGCTATTTTTCGCCTTCGGCCTGGCGTTTGAAATTCCGATAGCAGCGGTGCTGCTAATCTGGGCGGGGATCACCACACCCGAAACGCTGGCGGGGAAACGCCCCTATATTATCGTCGGCTGCTTTATTTTCGGTATGTTGCTCACACCGCCGGATATCATTTCACAATCGCTTTTGGCAATACCAATGTGGTTATTGTTCGAGGTGGGCGTGTACTTCGGTAAACTGACACAGCCGCGGTCATCAAGTACAGACGGCGAAAGCGATTCTGAATAG
- a CDS encoding SDR family NAD(P)-dependent oxidoreductase, with product MAGKFNDKVVIVTGGSRGLGRAMSLGFAAEGARVVVASRKIASCENVVRQIEGLGGEALARSAHMGNLSDIDELIEAAYARFGRVDILVNNAGTNVAFGALSDISPEAFDKMLDVNLKGPWYLASRLAPRMGEQGGGCVINVLSVAALSTPAYSGVYAATKAGLKALTEVMAQEWADWNIRVNALAPGSYHSDLTDGAIETIPGYGEGMVAAALIPRVAETEEILNPVFYLASESFTTGITLVADGGLMAKR from the coding sequence ATGGCTGGAAAATTCAATGACAAAGTTGTGATCGTAACTGGCGGCAGCAGGGGCTTGGGTCGGGCGATGTCGCTGGGCTTTGCTGCAGAGGGCGCTCGCGTGGTGGTCGCAAGCCGCAAGATAGCGTCGTGCGAAAACGTAGTACGCCAGATTGAAGGGCTGGGGGGGGAAGCGCTCGCTCGGTCGGCTCATATGGGAAATCTATCTGATATTGATGAGCTCATAGAAGCAGCTTACGCGCGTTTCGGTCGGGTCGATATCCTTGTGAACAACGCCGGCACCAATGTTGCTTTTGGTGCGCTGTCGGATATTTCTCCGGAGGCCTTCGACAAGATGTTGGATGTTAACCTGAAGGGGCCCTGGTATCTGGCTTCTCGTCTTGCGCCGCGCATGGGCGAGCAGGGCGGCGGTTGTGTGATTAATGTTTTGTCTGTGGCCGCCCTGTCCACGCCGGCCTACTCGGGCGTGTATGCCGCAACCAAGGCAGGTTTAAAAGCACTGACAGAGGTAATGGCGCAGGAATGGGCTGATTGGAACATACGGGTTAACGCGCTGGCGCCGGGCAGTTATCACTCAGATTTGACCGATGGGGCTATCGAGACCATCCCGGGTTATGGTGAAGGTATGGTGGCCGCGGCCCTGATTCCGCGGGTGGCAGAAACTGAGGAAATACTGAACCCCGTCTTCTACCTGGCATCTGAATCCTTCACTACCGGTATTACGCTCGTGGCTGATGGTGGCTTGATGGCGAAGCGCTAA
- the hslU gene encoding ATP-dependent protease ATPase subunit HslU: MSNMTPREIVHELDKHIIGQDAAKRAVSIALRNRWRRMQLPEELRNEITPKNILMIGPTGVGKTEIARRLAKLSNAPFVKVEATKFTEVGYVGRDVEGIVRDLVDVSIKMYREQEISRVRFRAEEAAEDRILDILLPPARDTEGDTGSSTRQLLRKKLREGDLDEKEIEVEISATMPSMEIMAPPGMEEMTSQLQSMFSNMGRQQSNTRKMPVKAAFEALCDEEATKLINEEELKQNAVTEAEQNGIVFIDELDKVAKRSEGAGADVSREGVQRDLLPLIEGSTVSTKHGMIKTDHILFIASGAFHLARPSDLIPELQGRLPIRVELSALSPDDFERILTEPSASLTEQYQALMATEGVDVEFSDDGLRRIAETAWHVNERTENIGARRLHTVMERLMEEISFDATDAGLEKSSLLVDADYVDKQLQALSSDDDLSRFIL; this comes from the coding sequence ATGTCCAACATGACCCCCCGCGAAATCGTCCATGAGCTGGACAAACACATCATCGGGCAGGATGCCGCTAAACGCGCCGTGTCCATCGCGCTGCGCAACCGCTGGCGGCGCATGCAGCTACCCGAAGAACTGCGCAACGAGATCACGCCAAAAAATATTCTTATGATCGGTCCCACCGGCGTAGGCAAGACAGAAATCGCCCGGCGGCTAGCCAAGCTATCCAACGCACCCTTTGTAAAAGTGGAGGCGACCAAATTCACGGAAGTCGGTTATGTCGGTCGCGATGTCGAAGGCATAGTGCGCGACCTGGTAGACGTTTCCATCAAGATGTATCGAGAGCAGGAGATATCCCGTGTTCGGTTTCGGGCCGAGGAAGCTGCGGAAGATCGCATACTGGATATACTGCTGCCGCCGGCAAGAGACACTGAAGGGGACACCGGTTCGTCCACACGACAGTTACTGCGCAAAAAATTACGAGAGGGTGACCTGGACGAAAAAGAAATCGAAGTGGAAATCAGTGCCACCATGCCCTCCATGGAAATCATGGCGCCACCGGGTATGGAAGAAATGACCAGCCAGCTACAAAGTATGTTTTCCAACATGGGCCGGCAGCAGAGTAACACTCGGAAAATGCCGGTAAAAGCTGCCTTCGAAGCGCTTTGTGACGAGGAAGCAACCAAGCTGATTAACGAAGAAGAGTTAAAACAAAACGCGGTCACAGAAGCAGAACAGAACGGCATCGTATTCATTGACGAGCTGGACAAGGTTGCCAAACGCTCCGAGGGTGCTGGCGCAGACGTCTCCAGAGAAGGTGTGCAACGCGATCTCCTGCCGTTGATCGAAGGATCTACTGTTAGCACAAAGCACGGCATGATCAAAACCGACCACATCCTGTTCATCGCCTCTGGCGCATTCCATCTGGCTCGGCCATCAGACCTTATTCCCGAGCTGCAAGGGCGCTTGCCCATACGCGTGGAGCTGAGTGCGCTTTCCCCCGATGATTTTGAACGAATACTGACAGAGCCCAGCGCGTCCCTCACTGAACAATACCAGGCTCTGATGGCGACCGAGGGAGTGGACGTCGAGTTCAGCGATGACGGCTTACGCCGGATCGCAGAGACGGCCTGGCATGTCAATGAACGCACAGAAAACATTGGAGCTCGTCGGTTGCATACCGTTATGGAAAGACTCATGGAAGAAATCTCCTTTGATGCTACAGATGCGGGCCTGGAGAAAAGCTCACTGCTGGTCGATGCCGACTATGTCGACAAGCAGCTGCAGGCCCTGAGCTCCGACGATGACCTCTCTCGCTTTATTCTCTAG
- the ubiE gene encoding bifunctional demethylmenaquinone methyltransferase/2-methoxy-6-polyprenyl-1,4-benzoquinol methylase UbiE: MSDKDTTHFGFKEVKKDAKAGMVADVFHSVAARYDLMNDLMSGGIHRIWKRFTIELSGVRKGNAVLDIAGGTGDLAARFAELVGSEGRVVLADINASMLQVGRDKLLDTGRLGNIEFVQADAQFLPFPDDSFDCVTIAFGLRNVTDKDLALRSILRVLKPGGRLLVLEFSKPENELLSQAYDTYSFRILPFMGRLVANDSDSYQYLAESIRKHPDQETLLDMIEDAGFAQCQFHNMTGGIVALHRGVKP; encoded by the coding sequence ATGAGCGACAAGGACACCACCCACTTTGGCTTCAAGGAGGTAAAAAAAGACGCCAAGGCAGGCATGGTAGCCGATGTATTCCATTCGGTTGCAGCCCGCTACGACCTGATGAACGACCTCATGTCGGGAGGCATTCATCGAATCTGGAAGCGCTTCACAATCGAACTAAGTGGGGTGCGCAAGGGTAATGCCGTACTGGATATCGCAGGCGGGACCGGCGATCTTGCAGCGCGTTTTGCTGAACTGGTCGGAAGCGAGGGGCGCGTGGTGCTGGCTGACATCAACGCGTCCATGTTGCAAGTCGGTCGCGACAAATTACTGGACACGGGACGTCTGGGCAATATCGAATTCGTGCAGGCCGATGCCCAGTTTTTGCCCTTCCCCGACGATAGCTTTGATTGTGTCACCATCGCCTTTGGCCTGCGCAACGTCACCGATAAGGACCTTGCCCTGCGATCCATCCTGCGTGTGCTGAAGCCTGGCGGGCGCTTACTGGTGCTGGAGTTTTCCAAGCCCGAAAATGAATTGCTGAGCCAGGCCTACGATACCTACTCCTTCCGAATACTTCCGTTTATGGGTCGACTGGTTGCCAACGATAGCGACAGCTACCAGTATCTTGCTGAATCCATACGCAAACATCCCGATCAGGAAACCCTGCTGGACATGATTGAAGATGCGGGCTTTGCGCAATGCCAATTTCACAATATGACCGGAGGCATTGTGGCATTGCACCGGGGCGTCAAACCCTGA
- the hisI gene encoding phosphoribosyl-AMP cyclohydrolase: MTESIKLLQGINWNEQGLVPAIAQDWQTGEVLMLAWMNEEALALTIEEGRAIYWSRSRQALWRKGEESGHVQSLRELRIDCDADTVLMKVDQVGGIACHTGRRACFFQKLEENAWRITDEILKDPRDIYGSKP, from the coding sequence ATGACTGAATCCATCAAATTACTGCAAGGCATCAATTGGAACGAACAGGGGTTGGTTCCAGCTATCGCGCAGGACTGGCAGACCGGTGAAGTGTTAATGCTGGCGTGGATGAATGAGGAGGCTTTGGCTCTGACCATAGAAGAGGGCAGAGCCATATACTGGTCACGGTCGCGACAGGCGTTGTGGCGCAAAGGCGAGGAGTCCGGTCACGTACAATCGCTGAGAGAGCTGCGCATAGACTGCGACGCCGACACAGTCCTCATGAAAGTTGATCAGGTCGGCGGTATTGCGTGTCACACCGGAAGGCGGGCGTGTTTTTTCCAAAAGCTTGAGGAGAACGCCTGGCGGATTACGGACGAGATCCTGAAGGATCCCCGCGATATTTATGGCTCGAAGCCATGA
- a CDS encoding ubiquinone biosynthesis accessory factor UbiJ, with amino-acid sequence MPDPTLHTAALAALEAAANRALALSEQGTAVLEPLAGSVFAFHCTTPELDFYLHLETGGVRLTGVYEGAVTARITGSASDFSELAASDDAAATLINGNLTLEGNSAPLIEFQHLLSDLDIDWEAPLVSSLGDVAGHQIAEILRSVFSWGRQASSGLARQVEEFIHEEARLSPPKLEVEDFYRDIADLVMRVDRLQSRAERISRKLKKS; translated from the coding sequence ATGCCTGATCCGACCCTACACACTGCGGCTCTGGCTGCTTTGGAGGCGGCTGCAAACCGTGCACTGGCCCTCTCTGAGCAGGGGACAGCCGTTCTCGAACCACTCGCGGGCTCGGTATTCGCCTTTCACTGCACAACGCCGGAGCTCGATTTTTACCTTCACCTGGAAACTGGCGGTGTCCGGCTAACGGGCGTTTACGAGGGGGCCGTTACAGCACGCATCACCGGCAGCGCCTCGGACTTCAGCGAACTGGCTGCCTCCGATGATGCCGCGGCCACACTGATCAATGGCAATCTGACACTAGAGGGCAACAGCGCGCCCCTGATTGAATTTCAACACCTTCTTTCCGATCTGGACATCGACTGGGAAGCACCACTGGTGTCTTCTCTGGGAGATGTGGCGGGACACCAGATCGCAGAAATCCTGAGGAGTGTATTCTCCTGGGGAAGACAAGCATCAAGCGGCCTTGCTCGACAAGTGGAAGAGTTCATTCACGAGGAGGCTCGTCTCAGCCCGCCAAAACTGGAGGTGGAGGATTTCTACCGGGACATAGCAGATCTCGTCATGCGAGTGGATAGATTGCAATCGCGTGCAGAACGCATCAGCCGCAAGCTGAAGAAGTCATAA
- the tatB gene encoding Sec-independent protein translocase protein TatB gives MFDIGFAELLVIGVVALLVIGPERLPETVRTASLWLNRIRRGFNDIKREVQQELHNDSVMQELRKTGDELKQDAAAIQQDLKKTAEIAEKEAPHIGSSGTEDNSMGQSKE, from the coding sequence ATGTTCGACATCGGTTTCGCCGAGCTGCTCGTTATAGGTGTGGTCGCTCTGCTGGTCATTGGCCCGGAGCGCCTGCCTGAGACAGTTCGTACGGCTTCGCTTTGGCTGAACCGCATTCGCCGCGGCTTCAACGATATCAAGCGGGAAGTTCAACAGGAGTTACACAACGACTCCGTTATGCAAGAACTCCGCAAGACCGGTGACGAGCTAAAACAGGATGCTGCTGCAATTCAGCAAGACCTCAAAAAGACTGCGGAAATCGCTGAAAAGGAAGCGCCGCATATTGGTTCCAGCGGGACTGAAGATAATTCCATGGGACAGTCGAAGGAATGA
- the ubiB gene encoding ubiquinone biosynthesis regulatory protein kinase UbiB, whose product MSRVLRLAKILRTAGRYRLDEFVDESKLPLPARLALRLSPWRYGKPPAESRGIRLRLALEELGTVFIKFGQALSTRRDLLPSDIADELARLQDDVPPFPEQQSVAIIEEALGKTVGELFGSFDPAPMACASIAQVHSATLQGGEQVVVKVVRPDIEPIIREDIALMFTLAKLVERYHPDGHRLRPVEVVADYELVILDELDMSREAANASQLRRNFEDKKLLYVPEIYWDYSCSNVLTMERIFGIPVTDIETLRAKGTDLKMLGERGVEIFFTQVFNDSFFHADMHPGNIFVDASDPQDPTYIGVDCAIVGSLSDADQYYLGRNLLAIFRRDYREVAQLHVECGWVPPDTRVQDFESAMRAVCEPIFERPISEISFGQLLIYLFQTASRFDMEVQPSLVLLQKTLLNIEGLGRQLYPELNLWDTAQPFLEDWVERRYSPQAVLQRLQHHAPSWIEQLPQLPEAVLESLQQTQHKPTALAESPPRQKRQSSQPLLGVILLATAALTATPDGLQIIAEAPAASWLLALTGIWLLLPRQR is encoded by the coding sequence GTGTCTCGCGTCCTAAGACTTGCAAAGATTTTACGAACCGCGGGCCGGTACCGACTGGACGAATTCGTAGACGAGAGCAAGCTACCCCTGCCCGCGCGTCTGGCTCTGCGGCTCTCACCATGGCGTTACGGGAAGCCGCCAGCGGAATCGCGGGGTATTCGCCTGCGCCTCGCATTGGAAGAGCTGGGCACCGTTTTTATCAAGTTCGGCCAGGCTCTCTCGACTCGCCGCGATCTGTTACCCAGCGATATCGCCGACGAACTGGCCCGACTGCAGGACGATGTGCCCCCTTTCCCGGAGCAGCAGTCTGTCGCCATTATCGAAGAAGCCCTCGGCAAAACCGTGGGCGAACTTTTCGGGAGCTTTGACCCGGCGCCCATGGCATGTGCCTCGATCGCGCAGGTTCATAGCGCCACACTGCAAGGTGGCGAACAAGTTGTGGTAAAGGTAGTGCGCCCCGATATTGAGCCGATCATTCGTGAAGACATTGCATTGATGTTCACTCTGGCAAAGCTGGTTGAGCGGTATCATCCTGACGGCCACCGACTGCGGCCGGTAGAGGTTGTAGCAGACTACGAATTGGTCATCCTCGATGAACTGGATATGTCACGGGAGGCAGCTAATGCCAGCCAGCTGAGGCGCAACTTCGAAGATAAAAAACTGCTGTATGTCCCCGAGATATACTGGGACTACAGCTGCAGTAACGTGCTTACCATGGAGCGTATTTTCGGTATTCCGGTAACAGACATTGAGACGCTGCGCGCAAAAGGCACCGACCTTAAAATGCTCGGTGAGCGTGGTGTAGAGATTTTCTTCACCCAGGTATTCAACGACAGTTTTTTCCACGCCGATATGCATCCGGGCAATATTTTTGTGGATGCATCCGACCCTCAGGACCCTACTTATATTGGAGTGGATTGCGCCATCGTGGGGAGCCTGTCGGATGCCGACCAGTATTACCTGGGCCGAAACTTGCTAGCTATTTTCCGGCGAGACTATCGCGAGGTGGCCCAACTGCATGTGGAATGCGGCTGGGTTCCCCCGGATACCCGGGTGCAGGATTTTGAATCTGCCATGCGCGCTGTTTGCGAGCCCATTTTCGAGCGGCCTATCAGCGAGATTTCTTTTGGGCAATTGCTGATCTATCTGTTCCAGACCGCGAGCCGATTTGATATGGAAGTACAACCCTCGCTTGTGCTACTGCAAAAAACCCTGCTGAATATCGAAGGGCTTGGACGACAGCTTTATCCGGAGCTGAACCTTTGGGATACAGCCCAACCCTTTCTGGAGGATTGGGTCGAGCGTCGCTATTCGCCTCAGGCTGTATTGCAGCGGCTACAACATCACGCACCGTCCTGGATTGAGCAATTGCCCCAGCTGCCAGAGGCAGTGCTGGAATCACTGCAACAGACCCAACACAAGCCAACAGCCCTCGCAGAAAGCCCACCACGGCAAAAACGGCAGAGCAGCCAACCTCTGCTCGGTGTTATTCTGCTTGCGACCGCCGCGCTTACCGCTACACCCGATGGCTTACAGATTATCGCAGAGGCCCCCGCAGCATCATGGTTGCTAGCTCTCACAGGGATCTGGTTGCTGTTGCCCCGCCAGCGGTAA
- a CDS encoding DUF971 domain-containing protein, with product MNTPPKPTSIQLHSRSRQLELHYEGGKTYRLSCEYLRVSSPSAEVMGHGPGQEVLQTGKLKVGITAINPVGNYALQLIFDDGHDTGLYSWTYLHELCIEQSARWQAYLDRLSDAGANRDPEVQVLRLGH from the coding sequence ATGAATACGCCGCCAAAACCAACGTCCATCCAGCTACACAGTCGTTCGCGACAACTGGAGCTGCATTACGAAGGCGGGAAAACTTATCGTCTTAGCTGCGAGTATCTCCGCGTGTCCTCGCCCTCCGCCGAAGTCATGGGCCACGGTCCGGGACAGGAGGTGCTGCAAACGGGCAAGCTAAAGGTCGGGATCACCGCCATCAATCCCGTGGGGAATTATGCTCTGCAACTGATTTTCGACGATGGCCACGATACCGGGCTCTATTCGTGGACCTACCTGCACGAGCTCTGCATCGAGCAAAGTGCACGATGGCAGGCTTACCTCGACCGACTCAGTGATGCCGGCGCAAATCGTGATCCCGAAGTTCAGGTGTTGAGACTAGGGCATTAG
- the tatA gene encoding twin-arginine translocase TatA/TatE family subunit: MGFGGISIWQLLIVLAIVIMLFGTKRLRTLGSDLGSAVKGFRKSMSDDSGAPGATDDNSGEQDASANTVNQDK, translated from the coding sequence ATGGGTTTCGGAGGAATAAGTATTTGGCAGCTGCTAATCGTGCTGGCCATCGTGATCATGCTCTTTGGCACCAAACGCCTCCGCACACTGGGTAGCGACCTGGGCAGTGCGGTCAAAGGCTTTCGCAAGAGTATGTCAGACGATAGCGGGGCACCCGGTGCTACTGACGATAATAGCGGTGAGCAGGATGCGTCAGCGAATACTGTAAACCAGGACAAGTAA
- a CDS encoding phosphoribosyl-ATP diphosphatase, whose amino-acid sequence MSDVLQQLAEILKTRREGDPQESYVASLHDKGLNKILEKVGEEATEVILAARDVDQGADSKIVVGEVADLWFHTLVMLSHLNLDACAVLECLEDRFGVSGIDEKASRDAGNK is encoded by the coding sequence ATGAGCGACGTATTGCAACAACTCGCAGAAATACTTAAAACTCGCAGGGAGGGTGATCCGCAAGAATCCTATGTCGCCAGCCTGCATGACAAAGGCCTGAACAAGATTCTCGAAAAAGTGGGCGAGGAGGCGACCGAAGTTATACTGGCCGCCAGAGACGTTGATCAGGGCGCAGACAGCAAGATTGTGGTCGGCGAAGTCGCCGACCTCTGGTTCCATACGCTGGTTATGCTGTCGCATCTGAACCTCGATGCATGCGCCGTCCTCGAGTGCCTTGAGGATCGTTTCGGAGTGTCCGGTATCGACGAAAAAGCGTCACGCGATGCAGGTAACAAATGA